DNA from Daucus carota subsp. sativus chromosome 1, DH1 v3.0, whole genome shotgun sequence:
TTGTTACAGATGATTGTCCAATCAAAATGATGTGGGGCTGATGTTAGGCGATTTGTTGATAAGATCAATTATAATACCAAGCCAGCTTTCTATCATCTGATGATGTTACTTAAAATTGTGTTGAAAAAAGGTTCTGATCCTGTATGTTCTGCAGTGTCATGCTTTCTTTTTCACTAACTATACATACTTGTTTCAGTTTGACAAACTTCACTGTAATTGAGATTAGAGTTTAGCATCTGTTAATGAAAATAGTGCTATCTGTTCACAAGGTTTATCAATTCTTGAAGCCGTCACTGACTTTCACAGACATCTGGAAGAAAATACGACTACTTTAATTGCGCATTAGTTCTTTTCATTGTGATCAACACGCGAACTAAGGCATCATGCATTATCACATGCGAATTTGATTTAAGCCAAAACCATTCAGATGACTCCTGCAATCCCTTTCCTGTGTACGGCCGCATCTTTACCACTTTCTTGTTCTTTTCCTGGATATTAATAAGAGTACATCGTGACCTTATCCTGGATAAGCAAGTGGAATTCagaatttatcaataaaatcaGGAATGCCATATAGTCTTTTAATATGGTAGGTCCTGATGAAAAATCAAAGTTAAAAATTGCCGCCTGCCTTTCAATAATTGAGTACGAACTTAGACGGGCAGAGGCACGACTCAGCAAGAATATTTAGTCATAGACAGAATAGATATGTAACACTATAAATATCTGCAGCACACTTCACCAAAGAGTACAGCTTTCCGAGACTGAAATTACATATCAGAAGAGATCATCGCAAAAAGGTCTTTAACATTTCTCAGAAATAATGGGAATTCACTTGCCTCACATGTTTGCCAATCTGAAGCAAGCAAGTAAAGTGCACTCGCGGTGTAAAAATCTGTCTTATAGCGTTCCAAAAGGTTATGTGGCCGTTTATGTGGGCGAAACTCAAAAGAAACGCTATGTAGTACCTGTAACTGTCCTGAATCATGCTTCTTTCCAAGAACTGCTGGTTCGTGCAGAGGAAGAGTTTGGCTTTGATCATCCTATGGGAGGTTTAACTATTCCTTGTAAAGAAGATGTCTTTGTTGATCTCACTTCTAGGATAATCATTGTTTGATCAAAGAGATAGATGACAGattctttattaaattttgacagGGCCGGAATGTAAAAAATGTCTAGTGATTCTCCACTACCCCTAATATATCTGTGGTGAAGTGAGTACATATATgaaactttttctttttgttaacAGTATCATTTCGCgagctttgaattattttataggATCTATTAAAGGGTCTCTGGGATCTGTTAAACAATGTCAGTAATCTATAGGGTACCTAGCAAACTTTTGCATTTCATCACCAGATCATTTTACAGGCCCTGGAGTAAATATATGTTTGATATAATATCATTACGCTGAGGACTTATCAGTTATCACGTCTCCTAAAATGATCTTGGGTGGAACAATTGTTAGAAATATTACCAGCCACTATCAATGGCACACATAGAACAAATGTCCAGATCTCCCAGACAATTATGGTATTACCCTCCTTTTAGTTGAAACCAGTCATTAAATGTAAAAAATGAATtagaattttgaaaataaaataaagataacaAAGAGTGTAGACAAGATCTGAGTAAAATATCAGTAGGAATGATGACCAATACATCTCTAAATAGTGCAAGTTTCATCCTGATTTCATTGTATTTAACTGAAAGATCTTGGAAGCGTTCTGATTTCCAGAGAGTTCAAATGTCCGAACTTACCTGAGTAACCTTGCATATAGAGGTCCTCAACTACAGTCACATAAGTGCACAGCAAtatagaagaagaaaaggtcAAACAAGGACAGCTTCTCTATGAGGAGTCGTTGTTACAAAGAGGTAGGAGTCAGGGGGCTTTCGTGAGAAAAGTTCAAAGGTGCAGGTAGGGTCACTGCCTGTCTCTATGAACTACATGAGCCAATGAACTGAAAATTACAGCGTAAATGAGGCgatcaaatttgatttaaagaaAAATTCAACTACAATCTTGTAGTTGTTCAGAATGCTGAACCTTCAGCCTAACTATTacgtttattaaataaaattaaacttcCTAAATTTTGTTCAGTTTTAGTGAAATCTTGGTGGTACttgcatatttattttagatatttacTCCATGTGTCCATGCTAGAGATACAATACAGCAGGGAAAAACAAATCGAATCACAGAAGTGAACTTGCTGATAAATAACACAAAACATCTGTCAAATTTAAGTGTTGAATGCTTCAGTGGATTAATGCAACCTATACATATGAAGGCAATTAGTGCAAGGCCACGAACCTTCATCCGACATGAAGACAGCATTGAAGCAAATTCAAAGATTTTTGCTGTCGACAGTAGAAAAACCTCAGAAGACTTGCTTCAAGAACAGGTCTTCAATATAAGTCTAAGAGTGCTTAATGAAATTAGTTGAGTCAGTGGACTCTATTTATTGaacattattttcaaatgtGAAGGTGGCCCTAAACCCCACTAATGATCAATATTTCTCAGTCATCATATATTGGAGACTGCAAGTCCCTAGAGTTAAAAACTAGGAAACCCAATCTGCAATTTCACTCTGATACTCTTTTAAGCTGAATTTAAGCATTATTAGAACTTCAATTCTCACTATCTATTAAGAAAGGGTCTTTCTGACGCTAACAACTACTTTTTACTTAGGTGGaagatttttgtgcatgcaggGGTCATCAGTATTAATGAGATTAGAGCCATAGAAATCCAGTACCTAACTTAAAAGTCacgagcacacactagaaaatccgaTTAAGAAAAAGCAACTGCAGGTTTCTCACTTGAAAACAACTCATGAAATCATTAAAGCTTCTTCAGAAAATTATTAGCATACTATATGCCACCGAAACGTGTTATTGTGTTCATGACTGTACAGAAACAAGTGGAGCCGGCTTTCAACCGTACTTAGCTGGTAGATGGATAACATATACTTAAAACCAAATGAGCAAAGCCATGTGAGGATAGTGAGCAAGGACAGCTGACAACTGCAAAATAATTTCCAATTTTATTTCATCTATGATCTGCAGCTAAATACACACTATATATAACTTCTTCAGCTCTAGCTTCACAAATAACCAACATTAAAGTTCTAATATCTAATTTTCAACCAATTTCAAAAGAAACAGTGATCACCATGGGAATGCATATGCCTTCAATTGCTCTAGTTGTCAAGAAGATGTCTAAGCTCCGTTCGAGCAATCTTTCAAATGTTCCTAAAGGCCATTTACCAGTTTATGTGGGAGAAACAATAAAGAAGAGATTCGTAGTTCCTCTGTCTTACTTAAACCATCCTTCATTTCAAGCCTTGTTGCTTCGAGCCCAAGAGGAATCTGGATTTGATCATCCTATGGGTGGTTTAACTATCCCGTGCAGAGAAGATGCTTTCATTGATTTGACATTGCAGTTAAGTACATTACCTTGATGACTTGATCTGTGAAGATGACTGCACCAACATACATGTCTTGCAAATTATGTTTGACGTAACATTCTTTTATTTTGGCCCTTTTTCCTCTTTGACAAGAGATGAAAGTTGTATTTAGAAACGAAATATTTAGTTTTCCCACGCTTCGGTTCGTGCTGACTTGTGTGGATTGTGCAAAATATATGTACAGAATCAAAGTTCTTACGGTGTTACTTGTAAGTAACCTTCATAAGTAACTTTCATGTGGCAAATATTATGTGCACAGAAGTATACATGCTACTAATGTAACCGTCATGTggcaaatattatttttttaattatttttttgagaaCTTATCTTTCACTTAAAACCGTGGAGATAATCCAATAAATGACTCTTGCATCAACAAGAAGAGATATTTAATCATGAAAACACGTAAAAAATACGTGTAGCgatctaataatattttaaatttaaacccAACAAGGGCTTGTGCTAGAGCTAGACTAGTACTACCAGATATGATTCTTTAAAGAACACGAATAACCACCAATAAAGCAATATACGGTGAATTTTGGAATCTGTGTTGAGTTGGGTTGTTTTAAAGTGTTGTATAACACCCCACGTCGATAATCTTACAACGATAAAATTCAAAATGTTGAAGTCGATTAACAACGAAGAGTTTTAGCTGATGGCTGTCCGCAACTCATTTATACTTATTTAACCCATGGTGCATTTCCATCATGTTTATTTTACGGGCAAGCCCTCAAGTTTGAAGCTGCAATCTTGAGATATTATTCACTCTTAAAGAAACACGGTTCTTCTTTACCGAATAAAACCGATATATTTACGCCGAATAGGAACTCAGAACTAGAAGCATATCGCAAAATACAAATGGCATTCCACTTAGCGAGATGCATATCAAGACTACAACAGTCAACAGGTTAATTAGAGTTTAGAAGAACAAGGCTTCTGTCTTCGAACCAGACCATTAATTCAGGCATTAAGAGCCAAATTGGTCTTTAGCTTGGACTCTACATGCAATCAAGAGACATAAATGAGATGAGATCATTATCATTTAACTCCATCATATGTCTCTGATGGCTGTAGGGATTTTGCTAATGACCCGTAGCCGCCATGGTTATATGGGTTTTTTGTGCGTGTATGGTGCCTAAAACTTATTATTCTCTTATGTTCCTATTTATACTGTGAGAGGTGACTGTTTGAAGGATGAGTGGGCTGGTTTAATATATGAGTGTTTGAGGTGGAAGGGCTATTCAACATAAGTGGAGGTTAACCCAGATTTTCAAGGATGACATGGTATTGGGATGGCTGCCACGTGTGCATCACCTGCTTGGGTTATGCCTACGGTTTTTCCAAAGAGAACTTGAGAGGTTCCATAAGTGAACACCGTAGGCGAGCATAAGGGCCTACGGATTTGGGAGCCATCAGTCTCCGTCTTAATTAACTGTTCTTATGGATGAAGCTAAAAATCGCTTATCTGGATGATTACATTCGCCGGGCAATAATACATTGTATACATCACCGAATTTCATATGTCTGTATATGACCAAGggggaaaaaaaagagagacAAGTTTTAGCATACGGATTAGACTACTCAGAAAGGCATGTAGCCCCAGGGATCAATTTGTTTAATAATCCACAGAATACCAAATCTAATAGCTCAATTCACTCAGCCACCCAACATGTATCTCCTACTGGTAATGAAAGGTTTAAGATCTATATATGATAAGGTGCgatggaatggaatggggggaaaatgtctataattttcattcattctaTCATTCCCTTCCAATTATTTGAAGTAGAAATCTACTCGGGAATGCTCATTAAACTTCATCATGTTTCTCTGCAATTTTCATCATAAGAAATTTAGTTTAACTCATATTAAGTTACTATTGTCTCATACTTTCCTTTTTCTCCATAAAACTTCGTTATgaattttcattccattctcttaTCATTCCTCATTCCATTCAATTAGACTTAACATGTTACTTCATGCTTACGATTGATCTGTGCTAAGTGAAAATTATCGGAAAAAGagactttttttttgttttcagtAAATAAGAAATGTTCACACACAAACTCACAGATTAAAGTGTAAGGAGTGCAAATAAAATTAGTTGGCATGGTCCTGTTAGTTATAATAGCAGAGAAAGAAAAAGTGCTTATTTTGCGTCAACGAAGAAAAGGCTCAACTTCCCCTCTGCATGCAAAACCTGGAATCCGTTATATGCATTACATACTGACGGTgtcatgaatatttttttataaagagAAGAGATAAGAAACTGCTTCAGAAATTGATGGTTTTCGAACTTTTCTGTGGGCGTTTTGTTGCAAGAAACATGAGTAAACACAGTAGGCCACCCAACTGCTGCTTCGGAAAATAACTTGGCATAAACAACTAGTCCACTGGTATGATTCATATATAACTAATGATATTTTGTTAGCTCGAAACTATCAGTTGTTAAAAGTTTACTCTTACCAGAATAACAAACTTGCAGGTTTCATGAAATAATGAAAGAAAAACTTTATCAAGATATTTAGCACCTTTTTGCAAAGCCTGTATAAAGAAACCACATTTCATTTATCCCAGACAAGTAACATCTATGCAGGCGTTTGGATCATGAGTGGGAATCAGAATCGGGAATGGGAATAAAGGGTATGGGAGGGGTATGGAATGCATATTAAAGGATAGTGTACGGAATGATTTACCATTCAAGTGAGATTGTGGTTCTCATTCTATGTCACAAAATTAC
Protein-coding regions in this window:
- the LOC108204866 gene encoding auxin-responsive protein SAUR24-like, whose product is MGIHLPHMFANLKQASKVHSRCKNLSYSVPKGYVAVYVGETQKKRYVVPVTVLNHASFQELLVRAEEEFGFDHPMGGLTIPCKEDVFVDLTSRIIIV